GGCTGCATAGCCAGGCGAAGGGTGGCGGTAAACAGCCGGCCACCCTTTTTTGTGTCGGTACAGGGCGGGAAAAAAGCCGCGCTTTCGCCTGCAGGCGCCGAGCGCGAATGGCACAATACTCCGCCGGCTCCGTGAGCCGGGCTGCGAACGTCAAGAGGAGACAACCCATGTTTACCGGTATCGTGCAGGGCACGGCAGAAGTGGTGGAGGTGCGCGAGCGCGAGGCGTTTCGCACCCACGTGGTGGCCATGCCCGAGGCGCTTCGCCAGGGGCTTGAAACCGGGGCATCGGTGGCGCACAACGGCGTATGCCTGACGGTAACCGCGTTAGACGGCGCTCATGTGCATTTCGACCTGATGCGCGAAACCCTGCGGGTGACCAACCTCGGCGAAGTTGTCGCGGGCAGTCGCGTCAACATCGAGCGGGCGGCGCGCTTTGGCGACGAGATCGGCGGGCATGCCATGTCCGGCCACGTGATGAGCGTCGCCGAGGTGCTTTTTGTTGAAGAGGCCCCGGATAATCGCCGGCTGTGGTTTGCGCTGCCCGAGCCGTGCGTGCGCTTTGTCTTCGACAAGGGCTATATCGGCATCGATGGCATCAGCCTGACGGTGGGGGAGGTGCGCCGCCCGACGGATGAGCCGGCAATGTTCTGCGTTGACTTGATCCCCGAAACCCTGGCGCGCACCACCCTTGGCGAGCGCAGGCCGGGGGACGGCGTCAACCTCGAGATCGATCCGCAAACCCAGGCCATCGTGGAGACGGCGGAGCGCTTTCTGCAAAGCCGATACGAGGCGATTTGACGCGCGGGCGGCACGTGTCGCGTTCGCATCGCGGCGCGCCTTTGGGTAAGATAGGCGGCTTTTCTTACCCTGCCGAGACCTCTGCCGGCGCGAAGGATAAAAAAGTCCATGAATTTTCTCCATAGCCACTTCAGGCTCGCCGAGCACGGCACCGATATAAAAACCGAGATCATCGCCGGGGTGACGACGTTCCTCACCATGGCCTACATCATCTTCGTCAACCCGAGCATTCTCTCGGAGGCGGGGATGGACTACGGCGCGGTCTTCGTCGCCACCTGCCTGGCGGCGGCCATGGGCTGTCTGATCATGGGCATCTGGGCCAACTATCCCATCGCCCAGGCGCCGGGCATGGGGCTCAACGCCTTTTTTACCTACACCGTGGTGCTGGGCATGGGCTATACCTGGGAGGCGGCGCTCGGCGCGGTGTTTTTCTCGGGGCTGTGCTTTTTCCTGCTGGGCGTTCTGCGCGTGCGCGAATGGATCATCAACTCGATTCCGCTCACGCTGCGGCTGGGCATCGCCGCGGGTATCGGCCTGTTTCTTGCGATGATCGCGCTGAAAAACGCCGGCATCGTGGTGGCCAACCCGGCGACCTTCGTGGCCCTTGGCGACTTGACCGAGCCCGCCGCCGTCTATGCCCTGGTCGGCTTTTTCGTGATTACCGCGCTTTCGTACCTGCGCGTGACCGGCGCGGTGCTGATCGGCATTCTGGGGGTCACCCTGGTCGCGACCCTGCTTGGGCATAACGCCTACGGCGGCTTGGTCTCCATGCCGCCGTCCATCGCGCCAACCTTTATGCAGATGGATCTGGCCGGGGCGTTTGACGTGGCCATGATCAGCGTGGTGTTTGCCTTTCTCTTCGTGGACCTGTTCGACACCTCGGGCACGCTGGTAGGCGTGGCCCACCGCGGCAAGCTGCTCGACGAAGACGGCAGGCTGCCGCGGCTGGGGCGCGCCATGGTCGCCGACAGCGGCGCCTCCATGGCCGGCGCGGTGCTGGGCACTTCCACCACCACCAGCTACATCGAATCCACCGCGGGCATTGCCTCCGGCGGGCGCACCGGGCTGACCGCGGTGGTGGTCGCCGGGATGTTTCTGATCAGCCTGTTCTTTGCGCCGCTGGCAGGCTCAATCCCGGCCTACGCCACTGCCGGCGCGCTGCTGTACGTGGCCGTGCTGATGGCCGGCAGCCTGGCTTACGCCAACTGGGAAGACCCCACCGATGCCGCCCCCGTGCTGCTGGCGGCCGTCGGCATGCCGTTGACCTATTCCATTGCCGAGGGCATCGCGCTCGGATTTGTCAGCTATGTGGCGATCAAGCTGCTGTCCGGTCGCTTTCGCGAGCTGAATCCGGCCATCGTCATTCTGGCGCTGCTGTTCGTCGGCAAGTTCGTATATTTGTAAATCCTGATCATCCATCAGCCCATGAGAGACGCGATGAGTATCTACGGCGACTATATCAAGTCGGTGATTCGCACGGTGCCGAACTGGCCGGAACAGGGCGTCAACTTCCGCGATATCACGCCGCTTTTGCAGAACAGCGCGGCGTTTCGCAAGCTGATCGAAAGCTTCGTCCACCGCTACCGGGACATGCAGCTGGACGCCATTGCCTCCATTGACGCCCGGGGCTTTATCGTCGGCGCGCCGCTGGCCTACGAGCTGGGCACAAGCTTTGTGCCGGTGCGCAAGAAAGGCAAGCTGCCGTTCAAGACCGTAAGCGAAACCTACAAGCTGGAGTACGGCCACTCCGAGGTCGAGCTCCACGCCGATGCCTTCCGGCCGAACGACCGCATTCTGCTGGTGGATGATCTGATTGCTACCGGGGGCACCATGCTCGCGGCGGCCAACCTGATCCAGCGCAGCGGTGGCCGCGTGGTCGAGACGTCGACTATCATTGATCTGCCCGAGCTTGGCGGGTCACAGAAAATTCGCGATGCCGGCTATGGCGTATTCGCGGTTTGTTCCTTCACCGAAGACGAGTAACGTCCCATGAGCAGCGAACGCTATCATCAGCACTTCACCGTATCCTGGGACCAGCTGCACCGCGACGTGCGCCAGCTGAGCCGCGAGCTGGTCGAGCGAAACTTTCAGGGCATCATCGCCATTACCCGTGGCGGTTTGATACCGGCGGCGCTGATCGCCCGGGAGCTGAACGTGCGCCTGATCGATACCGTGTGCATCAAAAGCTATGACCGCCAGGAGCAGGGCGGCCTCGAGGTGCTCAAGGGCGTGGACCACGACGGCGAAGGCTGGCTGCTGGTGGACGACCTGGTGGATACCGGCAAGACCGCCCGAGCGGTGCGCGACATGCTGCCCAGGGCGCACTTTGTCACCGTGTACGCCAAGCCCGAAGGCCGTCCGCTGGTGGATCAGTACCTCACCGAGGTGGGCCAGAACTGCTGGATCCAGTTTCCCTGGGACATGGGCGTCGCTTACGTCGAGCCGCTGGCGGACCAGATCAGAAAGTAAGCCGCGCGCAAAAGCCATTGGTCGAGACGTTTCGGAGTGAGCATGGCAAACCCGCTACCCGAGGAATGGAGTCGCTGGCTGGGCGAGGAGTTCCGGGCCGATTACATGCAGGCGCTGCGGCGCTTTCTCGCCGAGGAAAAAGCGGCGAAAAAGGTCATTTATCCGCATTCCAGCCAGTGGTTTCGCGCCTTCGAGCTGACGCCGCTGTCGGCGGTGAAGGTGGTGATTCTTGGCCAGGATCCTTATCACGGCCCGGGCCAGGCCCACGGGCTGTGCTTTTCGGTCAAGCCCGGGGTGAAGGTGCCGCCCTCGCTGGTGAACGTCTATAAAGAGCTTGCCAGCGACGTGGGCTTTACCCCGGTCCAGCACGGGTTTCTGGAAGACTGGGCGCGCCAGGGCGTGCTTTTGCTCAATACCGCGCTCACCGTGGAGCAGGGCCGCGCGGCCGCGCACCGCGGGCAGGGCTGGGAAACCTTTACCGACCGTGCCATCGAGACCGTCAGTGCCCAGGCGCCGCCCTGTGTATTTCTGCTCTGGGGCGGCCACGCCCGGCAGAAAAAGGCGCTGATCGATCAGTCGCGCCACCTGGTGCTCGAGGCGCCGCACCCGTCGCCGCTGTCGGCGCATCGCGGCTTCTTCGGCACCCGACATTTCTCCCGGGCCAACGCCTTTCTGGCCGCCCAGGGGCGCGAGCCGATCGTATGGCAGCTGCCGGAAAAGGTTTCACCCGGCCGGGGACAGGCGTAGAATATCGCGCAATTTGCTGATGCCGCCCCCGAAAAACGAGGAACCCTCATGAGTGTTCACGCCATCAACCACCCGCTGGTGCAGCACAAGCTCGGCCTGCTGCGCGAAGCCGATCTCAGCACCAAGAGCTTTCGCGAACTGGCCGGCGAGGTCGCCAAGCTGTTGACCTACGAAGCCACCCAGGGGCTGGTGCTGGAAGATCACGAGATTCGGGGGTGGAACGGCGAGCCCATTGCCACCCGGCGGCTCAAGGGCAAGAAGGTCACCGTGGTGCCGATTCTGCGCGCCGGACTCGGCATGCTGGAAGGCGTGACCGATTTGCTGCCCAGCGCGCGCATCAGCGTGGTGGGGCTCTACCGCGACGAGGAAACCTTCGAGCCGGTGCCGTACTTCGACAAGCTGGCCAACGATATCGAGGCGCGCCTGGCCGTGGTGATCGACCCCATGCTCGCCACCGGCGGCTCCATGGTGGCCACCCTTGACATGCTCCATCGGCGCGGCTGCCGCCGGATGAAGGTGATCGTGCTGGTGGCCGCTCCTGAAGGTATCGCCCGGGTGGAAGAGGCCTACCCCGACGTCGAAATCTATACCGCCTCGATAGACGAGCGGCTGGACGAGAACGGCTACATCGTCCCCGGCCTTGGCGATGCCGGCGACAAGATTTTCGGGACGCGCTAGGCCGTGTCCGCTGCTCCGTGCCCCTTGCGCCCTGGCGCCGGGGGCATTTTTTTGTCACCCGCGCGGCGCCGGTGCGTGCCGATCACCAAAGGAGTCTCTACCCAGTGAGTCACCCCGCTCCGGCCGAGTCCTGGCCTCGACTACTCCTCACCGGCGTGCAGATGCTGTTCGTCGCCTTCGGCTCGCTGGTGCTGGTGCCGCTGCTCACCGGCCTTTCGCCGAGCGTGGCGCTGTTTACCGCCGGCGTGGGTACGCTGATCTTCCACGCGGTGACGCGCTCGAGCGTGCCGGTGTTTCTGGCCTCGTCCTTTGCCTTCATCGCTCCGATTCAGGGATCGGTGGCGAGCTTCGGCATTCCGGCCACGCTCGGCGGGCTCATGGCGGCGGGCCTGGCCTACGTGGCCGTGTCCCAGGCCGTGCGGCTGAAAGGGACGGCCTGGCTGCATCGGCTGCTGCCGCCGATCGTGGTGGGGCCGATCATCATGGTTATCGGCCTGGCGCTGGCGCCGGTGGCGGTAGAGATGGCGACCGGGGAAACCAGCGACCACATCGGCTACGGCCGGGCCATCGTGCTGTCCATGGCGAGCCTGCTGGTGACGCTGGTGCTGGCGGTGTTCGGCCGCGGACTGTTGCGCCTGGTGCCGATCATGGGCGGCATTGCCACCGGCTACGCGCTGGCGCTGGCGATGGGCGCGGTCGACTTTGCCCCGATACGGGAGAGCGCCTGGGTGGCGCTGCCGGCCTTTACGCTGCCGACGTTTCACTGGGCGGCGATGCTGTTCATGGTGCCGGTGGCCATTGCCCCGGCGGTGGAGCACATCGGCGACATGGTGGCGATCGGCTCGGTAACGCGGCAAAACTATCTGGAGAAGCCCGGCCTGCACCGCACCCTGCTGGGCGACGGCCTGGCGACCATGGCCGCGGCGCTGTTCGGCGGGCCGCCCAACACCACCTATTCCGAGGTCACCGGGGCGGTGACGCTGACCCGGGCGTTCAATCCCAGCTACATGATCGTGGCCGCCGTGACCGCTATCATGCTGGCCTTTGTCGCCAAGCTCGGGGCGTTTTTGCAGACCATCCCCGGCCCGGTCATGGGCGGGATCATGACGCTGTTATTCGGCTCGATTGCCGTGGTGGGGATGAACACCCTGGTGCGCGCCGGCCAGGCGCTCACCGCGCCGCGCAACCTTGTCGTGGCGTCGCTGATTCTGGTGTTCGGCATTGGCGGCATGCAGTTCGGCAACGGCCAGTTTACCCTGCAGGGCGTGAGTCTGGCCGCGGTGGTGGGGATTGTGCTTAACTGGGCGCTGCCCCGCGCCAGTGATGATGAATAGCCGCAGGTATTGATCAGGAGACAGCATGTCGGCATCCGACTTTGATGCGCCGTTCCCGGTGCTTGCCGTGTCCGCGTGGAGCGGCACGGGCAAAACCACGTTGCTTGAGCAGCTGCTGCCGCGACTTGGCGAGCGCGGCCTGAACGTGGGGGTTATCAAACATGCTCACCACGCCTTTGACGTCGACAAGCCCGGCAAGGACAGCTACCGGCTGCGCAGCGCCGGCGCCGCGCCCATGCTGGTCGCGTCCCGGGAGCGCTTTGCGCTGATGCAGGAAACCCCCGGCCAGAGCGAGCCCGATCTTGAACGGCTGATCGAGCTGATGGTGCCCCACGCGCCGGATCTCGTCATTGCCGAAGGTTTCAAGGCCTGGCCGCTGCCCAAGCTGGTGCTTTATCGCGACGGCGTGGGCGATCCGGCGATCTTTCAGGACCCCTGGGTATGCGCCGTGGCCTGCAAGCAGGACGAGCGCGCCGCGCTTGAGCAGCACGGCCCGGCGCCGGGCGTTGATCGGCTTGACCTCGACGACGTGCCGGCAGTGGCGCGCTGGGTCGCGCAGTGGGTGGCCGGTCGGCCGACCGTCGAGACGGCGGCGGAGCAGAGCAACAGCGAAGGTGACACAACATGCATTTGACACATCTTAACGCCCGCGGCGAAGCCAGCATGGTGGACGTGGGCGACAAGGAGGAAAGCCGCCGGGAAGCCGTGGCGTCCGGACGGATCGTGATGGCGCCCGAGACGCTTGCGCTGCTTGCCGACGGCGCGCTGCCCAAGGGCGACGTGATTGCCACGGCGCGCATCGCCGGCATTCAGGCGGCCAAGCGTACCCATGAGCTGATCCCGCTGTGCCATGCCCTGGCGCTGACCAAGGTAGAGCTCGCGTTTGAGCTGGATACCGCCCGCAGCTGCGTCAACGTCGAGGCGCGCTGCCGGCTGACCGGCCGCACCGGCGTGGAAATGGAAGCGCTGACGGCGGTATCGGTGGCCTGTTTGACGCTTTATGACATGTGCAAGGCGGTGGACAAGGGCATGCATATCGAGGCGGTGCAGCTGGAGCACAAAAGCGGCGGCAAGAGCGGCGACTATCAGCGCCCGGGCAGCGACGTGGAGGACCCTATCGTCACCGGCGACAGCGCCGCCAGGGAAATCTCGCTCGGCGTGCGCAGCGATGCCCCCGGGGTGCGGGTCAAGTTTCTCGCCGAGCTTCGCGAGCGCGTGGGCGAAAGCGAAACCCTGGTCGAGCTGGAGCAGCTGGAAAACTGCGACGTTGCCGGCCTCAAGGCCGCGCTTGCCGCCCGGGACCCGGCCTTTGACGCGCTGCGCGAACGCCGCGTGCTGTGCGCCATCAACCAGGTCATGGCCAACGACAGCGCACGCATTACCGACGAAGACGAAGTGGCGTTCTTTCCGCCCGTCACGGGAGGCTAGGCATGAGCGTTCGCCAGGACATGGACATTCGCGTCAGCGTTCAGCGCGAGCCTTTTGGCGTCGCGGACGACAGCCGCGAGCTCTGCCGGGAGCGTAAGGATATCGGCGCCGTGGTGAGCTTCACAGGCCTGGTGCGGGATTTCAACGAGTCGCCGGACGTGACCGGCCTGACCCTTGAGCACTATCCGGGCATGACCGAACGCACGCTGGAGGACATCGGCCGACAGGCCTGGGAGCGGTGGTCGCTCAAGGCCGTGCGTATCGTCCATCGGGTCGGCTACATGGCGCCGGGTGACGGTATCGTGCGGGTGAGCACGGCCAGTGCCCACCGTCGGGACGCCTTCGAGGCCTGCGATTTCATCATGGACTTTCTCAAGACCCGGGCGCCGTTCTGGAAAAAGGAGCATGCTCGGAGCGGCGACTACTGGGTCAGTGAGCGCGAGTCCGACTATGCCGATGCCGATCGCTGGGGCGCCGGCGGCTAGCGCCTGGCCATCGCCAGGGCTTAGCCGGGGGAGGGCGCTTCCGCGGCCATGATCTGCAGGTGGATCTCGGGCAGGTGCTGCATGCGCTCGCCAAGCCAGGCCAGAAGCCGCGGTCTGAGCGCCTGGCGCAGTTCGGCCAGGGTGTCGGCGGCAATGGCGTAAAGCTGCTCGTCCAGCCAGTCGCTGAAGCTGTCTTCGTCCAGCGAGCTGGCGCCGGTATTTTCCAGCATCAGCCGGCCGATGCGCGCCCAGCCGGTGTCGGTGGCGGTGACCGGCAGGGCGAGGTAGAGACTGCCCCGGCGCGGGTGCCGAGCCGTTGAGCCGTCGAGCCCCGGGTGGGCCACCACGGCGTTCTGGCTGACGATGCAGGGCGGCTGCGGGGAGCGCGCCTCCCGGTGAAGGCCCTCGGTATCGAAGCGCAGCATGTCGCCGTTGAGCGGCGACAGCGGCGCGCTGATGCCGAGCCCTTCGGCAAGCTCGCGGTGCGCCCGCTGGTGCAGCGCCTCGCCGTGAACGGGCAGCAGGTGGCGCGGCCTGACCCAGCGATAGAGGGTGGTCAGTTCGTCCCGGGCGGGGTGCCCGGTAGCGTGCAGCGACGGCCGGCTGAATTCGTCGAACAGGGTGACGCCGAGCTGGCCGAGCCGGGTCTTGAGCCGCTCGATGGGGCGCTCGTTGCCGGGAATGGCCTTGGCCGAAAAGATCACGCTGTCGCCGGCGGCAAGCGCCAGGTGGGGGTGGCGCCCCTGGGCCAGTCGCGTCAGCGCCGCCCGAGGTTCGCCCTGGCTGCCGGTGGCAATCACCACGACTTCTTCGGGCGGCAGATAGCCCAGATCATGCACGGGTACCAGCGGCGGCAGCTCTTCCAGGTAGCCAAGCCCCCGGGCCACGCCGACCATGCGCTCCATGGAGCGCCCCATCAGGCTGATGCGCCGGCCGGTCTTCTGCGCTGCGCGAGCGACGGCGACAATGCGCGCGACGTTGCTGGCAAAGCATGAGACCACCACCCGGCCTCTGCATTCGCCAAGGGTCTCGGCAAGCGCGCGGGCGACGTCGCCTTCGCTCGCCGAGTGCCCGGCTACCGGGGCGTTGGTGGAATCGCCGACGACCAGGTCCACCGGCGCCAGCGCGCGAAACCGTTCGGGGTCAAACGTGGGCCCTGCCAGCGGTTCCGGATCCAGCTTCCAGTCGCCGGTGTGCAGCGTGCGGTAGCGGCCGGCGGCAATCAGCAGCGCGCAGCTTTCGGGAATGGAGTGGGGGAGCGGCAGGTAGCGCAGGGTGAAAGGCCCGGCGGCCAGGGCCTCCCCGGGCTCGATGACGCGAATCACGTCCGCTGCCAGGCCGTGCTCGGCAAACTTCAGCCGCAAAAGCCCGGCGGCCAGCGGCGTGGCATAGATTGGACACTGCCAGTGCGGCCACAGCCAGGCCGCCGCGCCGATGTGGTCTTCGTGCCCGTGGGTGATGAACAGCGCCCGGGGCGTAATGCCCAGACGGCGGGGCGTTTCCAGGTTGGGCACCTGCAGCGGCGCGTCGGGCAGATCCTGACGGATCATCATGCCGCAGTCCACGGCGATCCATTCGCTGGCGTAGCCGTAAAGCGTCAGGTTCATGCCGATCTCGCCGCAGCCGCCAAGCGGCAGCAGGCGCAAGGGAGAGCGGTAGCGGGGACGAACGGTGACGCGTGCGGGATCCATCAGGGTAAAAAAAGCCTTGAAAGTGGGGCTTTACTATACGGGATGGCCGGGGCCGGGCTCAATCGCCGCCGCCCGGTGCGCCCTACGCCGCGATTCGTTAGGGCGACCCAAGAACCCTCGCCCAAAGCGCTTGGCGCGGCGGGCGGGGAGTGTCAGACTGCGCGCCCCGACTGTCTTTCCGATGACGTCTTGCCGAGGTTGCTATGTCGTTTGCCCAAAGTGTGCTGGCCCCCTGGCTGCTGGTACTGTGCGCGGCCCTGTGTATCGGCCTGCTGGCCTGGGTCGCGACGCTCAGGCCCTGGCTGGCGCTTGTCGATGACACCGCACTTCAGCACCGCTGGCTGGCCGCGACCATGGGAGTCATCCTGCTCTGGCAGCTGCGCGCCCAGGCGGTGGACTGGCTGACCCTGCACCTGGTGTTTACTACCCTGCTGCTTTTGCTGTTCAAGGCGCCGCTGGCGCTTTTGAGCAACGTCATGGTCAACGTGGCGATGGTGGCGATCGGGCGCAACGAGTGGACGCTGCTAGGCGTCAACGTGCTGGTGACCGGCGTGGTGCCGGCGATTGTGGTGGGGCTGATCTGGCGCTTCGTCGACCGCAAGCTGCTGGACAACGTCATGCTGTTCATGTTTATCTGCGGGTTTTTCGGGGCGGCGGTGGCCACCCTGGCCGGCGGGCTCACCGCGGTGGGACTCATTCTGGTCGGCAGCCAGGATGCCCAGGCGGTGCTGCTGGCCAAGGAATACGCGATGTTTCTGCCGCTGCTGATGCCCTCGGAAGCCTTCATCACCGGTATGCTGCTGATCATTCTGATGGTGTACCACCCGGACTGGGTGGCCACCTTCAACGACCACCGCTACATCGACAGGCAGTAGCGAGGGTAGCCAGCAGCGGACTAGCTCAGCGCCTGGCCGT
This DNA window, taken from Halomonas piscis, encodes the following:
- a CDS encoding adenine phosphoribosyltransferase yields the protein MSIYGDYIKSVIRTVPNWPEQGVNFRDITPLLQNSAAFRKLIESFVHRYRDMQLDAIASIDARGFIVGAPLAYELGTSFVPVRKKGKLPFKTVSETYKLEYGHSEVELHADAFRPNDRILLVDDLIATGGTMLAAANLIQRSGGRVVETSTIIDLPELGGSQKIRDAGYGVFAVCSFTEDE
- a CDS encoding riboflavin synthase subunit alpha produces the protein MFTGIVQGTAEVVEVREREAFRTHVVAMPEALRQGLETGASVAHNGVCLTVTALDGAHVHFDLMRETLRVTNLGEVVAGSRVNIERAARFGDEIGGHAMSGHVMSVAEVLFVEEAPDNRRLWFALPEPCVRFVFDKGYIGIDGISLTVGEVRRPTDEPAMFCVDLIPETLARTTLGERRPGDGVNLEIDPQTQAIVETAERFLQSRYEAI
- the mobB gene encoding molybdopterin-guanine dinucleotide biosynthesis protein B, with protein sequence MSASDFDAPFPVLAVSAWSGTGKTTLLEQLLPRLGERGLNVGVIKHAHHAFDVDKPGKDSYRLRSAGAAPMLVASRERFALMQETPGQSEPDLERLIELMVPHAPDLVIAEGFKAWPLPKLVLYRDGVGDPAIFQDPWVCAVACKQDERAALEQHGPAPGVDRLDLDDVPAVARWVAQWVAGRPTVETAAEQSNSEGDTTCI
- the ung gene encoding uracil-DNA glycosylase encodes the protein MANPLPEEWSRWLGEEFRADYMQALRRFLAEEKAAKKVIYPHSSQWFRAFELTPLSAVKVVILGQDPYHGPGQAHGLCFSVKPGVKVPPSLVNVYKELASDVGFTPVQHGFLEDWARQGVLLLNTALTVEQGRAAAHRGQGWETFTDRAIETVSAQAPPCVFLLWGGHARQKKALIDQSRHLVLEAPHPSPLSAHRGFFGTRHFSRANAFLAAQGREPIVWQLPEKVSPGRGQA
- the gpt gene encoding xanthine phosphoribosyltransferase; the encoded protein is MSSERYHQHFTVSWDQLHRDVRQLSRELVERNFQGIIAITRGGLIPAALIARELNVRLIDTVCIKSYDRQEQGGLEVLKGVDHDGEGWLLVDDLVDTGKTARAVRDMLPRAHFVTVYAKPEGRPLVDQYLTEVGQNCWIQFPWDMGVAYVEPLADQIRK
- the moaC gene encoding cyclic pyranopterin monophosphate synthase MoaC encodes the protein MHLTHLNARGEASMVDVGDKEESRREAVASGRIVMAPETLALLADGALPKGDVIATARIAGIQAAKRTHELIPLCHALALTKVELAFELDTARSCVNVEARCRLTGRTGVEMEALTAVSVACLTLYDMCKAVDKGMHIEAVQLEHKSGGKSGDYQRPGSDVEDPIVTGDSAAREISLGVRSDAPGVRVKFLAELRERVGESETLVELEQLENCDVAGLKAALAARDPAFDALRERRVLCAINQVMANDSARITDEDEVAFFPPVTGG
- a CDS encoding ribonuclease J, with translation MNLTLYGYASEWIAVDCGMMIRQDLPDAPLQVPNLETPRRLGITPRALFITHGHEDHIGAAAWLWPHWQCPIYATPLAAGLLRLKFAEHGLAADVIRVIEPGEALAAGPFTLRYLPLPHSIPESCALLIAAGRYRTLHTGDWKLDPEPLAGPTFDPERFRALAPVDLVVGDSTNAPVAGHSASEGDVARALAETLGECRGRVVVSCFASNVARIVAVARAAQKTGRRISLMGRSMERMVGVARGLGYLEELPPLVPVHDLGYLPPEEVVVIATGSQGEPRAALTRLAQGRHPHLALAAGDSVIFSAKAIPGNERPIERLKTRLGQLGVTLFDEFSRPSLHATGHPARDELTTLYRWVRPRHLLPVHGEALHQRAHRELAEGLGISAPLSPLNGDMLRFDTEGLHREARSPQPPCIVSQNAVVAHPGLDGSTARHPRRGSLYLALPVTATDTGWARIGRLMLENTGASSLDEDSFSDWLDEQLYAIAADTLAELRQALRPRLLAWLGERMQHLPEIHLQIMAAEAPSPG
- the upp gene encoding uracil phosphoribosyltransferase; translation: MSVHAINHPLVQHKLGLLREADLSTKSFRELAGEVAKLLTYEATQGLVLEDHEIRGWNGEPIATRRLKGKKVTVVPILRAGLGMLEGVTDLLPSARISVVGLYRDEETFEPVPYFDKLANDIEARLAVVIDPMLATGGSMVATLDMLHRRGCRRMKVIVLVAAPEGIARVEEAYPDVEIYTASIDERLDENGYIVPGLGDAGDKIFGTR
- the moaE gene encoding molybdopterin synthase catalytic subunit MoaE, translating into MSVRQDMDIRVSVQREPFGVADDSRELCRERKDIGAVVSFTGLVRDFNESPDVTGLTLEHYPGMTERTLEDIGRQAWERWSLKAVRIVHRVGYMAPGDGIVRVSTASAHRRDAFEACDFIMDFLKTRAPFWKKEHARSGDYWVSERESDYADADRWGAGG
- a CDS encoding NCS2 family permease → MNFLHSHFRLAEHGTDIKTEIIAGVTTFLTMAYIIFVNPSILSEAGMDYGAVFVATCLAAAMGCLIMGIWANYPIAQAPGMGLNAFFTYTVVLGMGYTWEAALGAVFFSGLCFFLLGVLRVREWIINSIPLTLRLGIAAGIGLFLAMIALKNAGIVVANPATFVALGDLTEPAAVYALVGFFVITALSYLRVTGAVLIGILGVTLVATLLGHNAYGGLVSMPPSIAPTFMQMDLAGAFDVAMISVVFAFLFVDLFDTSGTLVGVAHRGKLLDEDGRLPRLGRAMVADSGASMAGAVLGTSTTTSYIESTAGIASGGRTGLTAVVVAGMFLISLFFAPLAGSIPAYATAGALLYVAVLMAGSLAYANWEDPTDAAPVLLAAVGMPLTYSIAEGIALGFVSYVAIKLLSGRFRELNPAIVILALLFVGKFVYL
- a CDS encoding uracil-xanthine permease family protein, whose product is MLFVAFGSLVLVPLLTGLSPSVALFTAGVGTLIFHAVTRSSVPVFLASSFAFIAPIQGSVASFGIPATLGGLMAAGLAYVAVSQAVRLKGTAWLHRLLPPIVVGPIIMVIGLALAPVAVEMATGETSDHIGYGRAIVLSMASLLVTLVLAVFGRGLLRLVPIMGGIATGYALALAMGAVDFAPIRESAWVALPAFTLPTFHWAAMLFMVPVAIAPAVEHIGDMVAIGSVTRQNYLEKPGLHRTLLGDGLATMAAALFGGPPNTTYSEVTGAVTLTRAFNPSYMIVAAVTAIMLAFVAKLGAFLQTIPGPVMGGIMTLLFGSIAVVGMNTLVRAGQALTAPRNLVVASLILVFGIGGMQFGNGQFTLQGVSLAAVVGIVLNWALPRASDDE
- a CDS encoding energy-coupling factor ABC transporter permease, which translates into the protein MSFAQSVLAPWLLVLCAALCIGLLAWVATLRPWLALVDDTALQHRWLAATMGVILLWQLRAQAVDWLTLHLVFTTLLLLLFKAPLALLSNVMVNVAMVAIGRNEWTLLGVNVLVTGVVPAIVVGLIWRFVDRKLLDNVMLFMFICGFFGAAVATLAGGLTAVGLILVGSQDAQAVLLAKEYAMFLPLLMPSEAFITGMLLIILMVYHPDWVATFNDHRYIDRQ